CGCCGGCGCGGCGAGCTGGCCACCCTGCGCGTTGTCCTTGATGCGCTTGGGCTGGTCGAAGCCCATCCAGACGCCGGCGACGAGGTCGGTGGTGTAGCCGATGAACCAGACGTCGGTGTACTCGTTGGTCGTGCCGGTCTTGCCGGCGGCGGGGAGCGTGAAGCCGCCGCTGCGCACGCGCGTGCCGGAGCCGCGCGTGAGGACGTCCTTCATCATGTCCACCATGATCCACGCCTCCTCGCGCCCGAGGACCTGGATGCGCTCCGGCTCGGCCTCGAAGAGGCGGCGGCCGTCGAGCGTCTCCACGCGGAGGATCGGCTGCGCCGGCACGCGCCAGCCGAGGTTGGCGAAGGTGGCGTAGCTCGCGACCATCTCCAGCGGATAGACCTCGGCCGAACCGAGCGCGATGGAGGGGAAGGGCGGGACGCGCGTGGTGAGGCCGAAGTTCTTCGCCATCTCCACCACGCCGCTCTCGCCGAGCTCCATGGTGAGGCGGATGGCGGGGAGGTTGCGCGACTGGTAGAGCGCGCGGCGCATGGTCACGCGGCCCTCGAACTTGTTGTCGTAGTTCTGCGGCGTCCACAGGGAGCCGTCGAGCTGCGGGACCTCGATGGGCTCGTCGTCGAGGAAATAGGACGGCGGACGGCCGGTCTGGATGGCGGTGGCGTAGACGATGGGCTTGAAGGTCGAGCCCGGCTGCCGGAGCGCGCGCGTCACGCGGTCGAACTTGCTGTCGTCGAAGTCGCGGCCGCCGACGAGGGCGCGCACGGCGCCGTTGCGCGGGTCGATCGCGACGAAGGCGCCCTGCAGGTACGGCGAGTTGGCGGCGGACTCGTCGTTCGTCCCCGCCGCCGCCTTGGCCATGTAGGCCTCGTAGGTGTCGTGCGGATACGGGCCGAAGGTGCCGGCCTCCACCGCGCGCAGCTGCCGCTCCATCGCGCGCTCGGCGGCGCCCTGCATGTCGAGGTCGAGCGAGGTCATCACGCGGAGCCCCTGCTCGTACGCCTGCTTGCCGAAGCGCTTCACGAGCTCGGCGCGCACCCACTCGACGAAGTAGGGCGCGATCTCGCCCGCGCCGCGCGCCGGGCGGTAGAGGCGGAGCGGGTACGCCTTGGCGACCGAGGCGTCGGCGTCGGAGAGCGCGCCCTCGCGACGCATGAGCTCGAGCACCGTGTTGCGGCGCTGGATGGCGCGGTCGGGGAAACGGCGCGGGTTGTAGCGCGACGGCGCCTTGGGGAGCGCGGCGAGCATCGCGCCCTCGGCGACGGTGAGCTCGTTGATGGGGCGGCCGAAGTAGCGCTGCGCCGCCGACTCCACGCCGTAGGCGCCGGAGCCGAAGGGGATCTGGTTCAGGTAGAGCTCGAGGATGCGTTCCTTGCTGAACTTCGTCTCGAGCTCGCGGGCGACCTTCGCCTCGCGGAACTTGCGGAGCACGTTCTGCAGCGCGTTGCGCGCCTTGCTGCGCGAGGGGAGCTGCTCGGGGAAGATGTTCCGCGCGAGCTGCATGGTGATGGTCGAGAAGCCCTCGGACATGCCGCCGGCCTTCACGTTGGCCCAGACCGACCCGAGGACGCGGATGTAGTCGATGCCCGCGTGGCGGTAGTAGCGCTTGTCCTCGGTCATGACGAAGGCGTCGATGACGTGCTGCGGCACCTGCTCGAGGCGCACGACCGAACGGCGCTCGAGCCCGACCTCGGCGATGAAGCGGCCGTCGGCGGCGTAGAGGCGGGCCGGCTGCGCGGGCCGGTACTCGTCGAACTGCGCGATCGACGGGCAGGCATCGCCGGCGCAGAGGAACCAGGACCAGTAGGCCGCGAAGCCGGCGAGGCCGACGATGCCGAGGCCGACGGCGGAGAGGGCGAGGATGAGGAGTTTGCGCTTCATCGCGATGGGCGGAAGCTAGGCCCGTGAGGGGGGTGGGGCAACGCGCGAGGCGCACGCGTCGGGACTGACTTCACCGCGCCTCCCCCCTACCTTTCCGGCATGGCGAACGTTCCCTCCTCCCCCTCCCTGCCGCTGCTCGAGGAACTCGAGTGGCGCGGCCTCCTGTTCCAGCAGACGGAGGGGGCGGCGGCCGCCCTCGCCAAGGGGCCGGTGAAGGGCTATTGCGGGTTCGACCCGACGGCCGAGTCGCTGCATGTGGGGAACCTCGTGTCGATCATGGGGCTCGTGCGCCTCGCGCGCGCCGGCCACACCGCCGTCGCGCTGGTGGGCGGCGGCACGGCGATGATCGGCGACCCGAGCGGCAAGTCGGAGGAGCGTCCCATCCGCGCCGCCGAGGAGATCGCGGCCAACGCGCGGCTCATCGAGACGCAGATCCGCCGCGTGATCTCGAACGCCCTCGGCGGCTCCGACGCCGGCGACCGCGTGGTGTTCCGGAACAACGCCGACTGGCTCGGCGCGCTCGGGCTGATCCCGTTCCTGCGCGACACCGGGAAGCACTTCACCGTGAACTGGATGATGCAGAAGGACTCGGTGAAGTCGCGGATGGACGCGGGGATCTCGTTCACCGAGTTCAGCTACATGCTGCTGCAGGCGCATGACTTCCTGCACCTGCACCAGCACGACGGCGTGACGCTGCAGCTGGGCGGGAGCGACCAGTTCGGCAACATCACCGCGGGGACGGAGCTCGTCCGCCGCGCGGCGCGCGGCGAGGCGCATGGCGTGACCTTCCCGCTGCTGACCGACGCGAACGGGAAGAAGTTCGGGAAGACCGAGTCGGGCGCGGTGTGGCTCGATGCGGAGCGGACGAGCCCGTACCAGTTCTACCAGTTCTGGATCAACGCCGGCGACGCGGACGTGGGGCGGTTGCTGCGCACGTTCACGCTGCTCGACCGCGCGACGATCGAGGGGATCGAGGCGGCGCATGCGGCGTCGCCGCACCTGCGCGAGGGACAGAAGCGGCTCGCGTGGGAGGTGACGGCGATGATCCACGGCGAGGCCGCGGCCGCACTGGCGAAGCGCGTGTCGGACACGGTGTTCGACAAGAAGACCGACGCGCACGCGCTCGACGACACCGTGTTCACGACGCTCGCCGCGGAGATGCCGTCGGTGCGCGTGCAGGCCGTGGACGGCCAGGTGGACATCGTCGCGGTGCTGGAGCAGGCGTTCGGGCTGTCGAAGACGGCGGCGCGGAAGCTGATCCAGCAGGGGGCGGTGACGATGAACGGGGGGAAGCTGGCGAGCGATGTGCAGCTGGTGCCGGCGCAGGAGTCGGTGCGCGGGCGGTGGTTGCTGGTGCGGAAGGGGGGGCGGGATATCGCGATCGGGGAGATCGGCGCCGCCTGACGCGCGTTCCTGCTCAGCCGTTCGCCGGCCCGAGCAGGTCCCACTTGTTCCCTTCGCAGTCCTCGAACACCACCACGCTGCCGTAGTCCTCGCGGCGCGGCGTGCCGTGGAACCGAACCCCCGCGGCGACCATGCGCGCGTGCACCGCGTCGAAGTCCTCGACGCGGAGGAAGAACCCCACCCGCCCCGCGAACTGCGCACCGATCGCCCCTTCCTGCGTCGCGCCATCGGCGCGCGCGAGGAGAATACCCGTGCCGCCCTCGGGCGGACGCACGACGACCCACCGCTTCGGACGGCCATCGTTCGTGAGCGACGGACGATCCTCGGCGAGCACGAAGCCGAGCACGTCGACGAAGAAGCGGATCGCGGGATCGTAGTCGCGCACCACGAGCGCGACGAGGTCGAGGTGCGGCATCAGCGGCCGGGCGCGCGGATCAGTGCGCGCAGTTGTCGCAGCTCGGGCCCTGCGCCTTCCGCGCCCGCGCCTGGAGCACCGCGCGCCGCACCAGCCAGGCCGCGGCCGCGGCGACGATCGCGAGCGCGAGGAAGGTGTCGGTGGTCATGCTCAAGCATACCCCAGTGCGCGCCCGACGGTCACCACCAGCCAGGCCGCGCCGTACGCGAGCGCGAGCATGTAGCCGAACTGCACGCCCGCCCACTTCCACCCGAGCCTGCCGCCCCCCGCCTCGCGCACCGTCACCGCGATGGTGCTCATGCACATCAGCGCGTAAACGTAGAAGACCATGAGGCCCACCGCGATGAGCGGCGTGTACGCCGGGGAGCCGTCGGCGCGGACCTCGCTGCGGAGCTTGTCCTGCAGCAGCGCGTCATCGGTGCCGCCCACGCCGTAGATCGTCCCCATCGTCGAGACGAACACCTCGCGCGCCGCGAAGCTCGCGACGATGCTCACGCCGATCTTCCAGTCGTAGCCGAGCGGCCGCACCACCGGCTCGATCGCGTGGCCGAAGCCGCCGAGCATCGAGTGCGCGAGTTGCTGCTCCTGCTGCTGCTCCACCGGGAGCGTGGGATCGACGTCGGCCTTGGGATAGGTCGCGAGCGCCCAGAGGATGATGCTCAGGCTGAGGATCACCGTCCCCGCGCGGCGCAGGAAGAGCTGGCAGCGCTGCCAGACGGAGACGCCGAGCGAGCGGAGCGCCGGCATGCGGTAGGGCGGCAGCTCGAGGATCATCGGCCGCACCGGGCCGCGGAGGAGCGTCCCGCGGAACAGCGCCGCCACGCCGAGCGCGGTCACCGTGCCGAGAAGGTACATCGCGAGCATCGTCGCGCCCTGCAGGTCGAGCCCGGGGAAGAGCGGCAGCGCGGGGACGAAGGTCGCGATGAGCAGCGTGTACACCGGCAACCGCGCCGAGCAGCTCATGAGCGGCACGACCATGATCGTCGCCAGCCGGTCCTTCGGGTCCTCGATGGTGCGCGTCGCCATGATGCCGGGCACCGCGCAGGCGTAGCCGGAGAGCATGGGGATGAAGCTCTTCCCGTGCAGCCCCACGCGCCGCATCACGCGGTCCATCAGGAAGGCGGCGCGCGCCATGTAGCCGCTCTGCTCCAGCACGCCGATGAACGCGAAGAGGAAGGCGATCTGCGGCAGGAAGACGAGCACCGAGCCGACGCCGGCGAAGATGCCGTCCACCACGAGCGACCGCACGTCGCCCTCGGGGATCAGGCCGCCCACCGCCGCGCCGACGGCGTGGATGGTGGCCTCGATCGCATCCTGCAGCGGCGTCGCCCAGCTGAAGACGGCCTGGAAGACGAGCGCCATCACCGCGAGGAAGAGGATCGGTCCGCCCAGGCGGTGCAATGCGACCGCGTCGAGCTTGTCGCTCCAGGTCCCGAGCGACCGCGCCTTCCGCGTCACGGTGCGCGAGACCACGCCGCCGATCCACCCGTACCGCGACTCGGCCTCCACCCGTTCCGGGATCAGGCCCACGTCGCGCAGCGCGCCGCGCGCGTCGTCGAGGAGGCGCGGGAGGTCGGGCACGTGCGCGAGGTGCGCCTCGCGCGTGCTCACGCCGAGGAGGCGGAGCGATTCCATCGCCGCGGCCGACGGGGCGAGGCCGCTCTGCACGAGCTGCGTCTCGAGCGGGCCGAGCGCGGCATCGACGTCGGGTGCGAGGGTGAAGCGGCGCGCGGGCGGCGGCAGCGTCGCCGCGATGAGGATCGCCTGCTTGAGCGGGTCGATCCCCTCGCCGCGCGACGCGATGGTCGGCACGATCGGGACGCCCATCTCGTGGATCAGCGCGGGCACATCGACCGTGATCCCCTTGTCCGCGGCCGCGTCCACCTGGTTGAGCGCGATGACGACCGGCAACCCGAGCTCGCAGACCTGGCTCGCGAGGAAGAGGTTCCGCTCGAGGTGCGACGCATCGACGACGACGAGCACGACCTGCGGCCGCCAGTGCGCCTGGTCGCGGCCGAGCAGCACCTCGAGCGCGATCGCCTCGTCGGGCGAGCCGGCGGAGAGCGAGTAGCTGCCGGGGAGGTCGAGCACCGCGATGCGGCGCCCGTCGGCCATGCGGTACGCCCCTTCGACGCGCTCGACGGTGACGCCGGCGAAGTTGCCGACGCGCTGCCGGAGTCCGGTCAGCGCGTTGAAGAGGGTCGTCTTCCCGGTGTTCGGATTGCCGATGATGGCAACGCGCAGCGGCTCGGTGGCGGTGAGCCGCTCCGGCCCGACGGTGGTGCTCACGTCAGCTCGCGGCGCGTCCCTGCG
This window of the Gemmatimonadota bacterium genome carries:
- a CDS encoding tyrosine--tRNA ligase; the protein is MANVPSSPSLPLLEELEWRGLLFQQTEGAAAALAKGPVKGYCGFDPTAESLHVGNLVSIMGLVRLARAGHTAVALVGGGTAMIGDPSGKSEERPIRAAEEIAANARLIETQIRRVISNALGGSDAGDRVVFRNNADWLGALGLIPFLRDTGKHFTVNWMMQKDSVKSRMDAGISFTEFSYMLLQAHDFLHLHQHDGVTLQLGGSDQFGNITAGTELVRRAARGEAHGVTFPLLTDANGKKFGKTESGAVWLDAERTSPYQFYQFWINAGDADVGRLLRTFTLLDRATIEGIEAAHAASPHLREGQKRLAWEVTAMIHGEAAAALAKRVSDTVFDKKTDAHALDDTVFTTLAAEMPSVRVQAVDGQVDIVAVLEQAFGLSKTAARKLIQQGAVTMNGGKLASDVQLVPAQESVRGRWLLVRKGGRDIAIGEIGAA
- the feoB gene encoding ferrous iron transport protein B; amino-acid sequence: MASPSVRRDAPRADVSTTVGPERLTATEPLRVAIIGNPNTGKTTLFNALTGLRQRVGNFAGVTVERVEGAYRMADGRRIAVLDLPGSYSLSAGSPDEAIALEVLLGRDQAHWRPQVVLVVVDASHLERNLFLASQVCELGLPVVIALNQVDAAADKGITVDVPALIHEMGVPIVPTIASRGEGIDPLKQAILIAATLPPPARRFTLAPDVDAALGPLETQLVQSGLAPSAAAMESLRLLGVSTREAHLAHVPDLPRLLDDARGALRDVGLIPERVEAESRYGWIGGVVSRTVTRKARSLGTWSDKLDAVALHRLGGPILFLAVMALVFQAVFSWATPLQDAIEATIHAVGAAVGGLIPEGDVRSLVVDGIFAGVGSVLVFLPQIAFLFAFIGVLEQSGYMARAAFLMDRVMRRVGLHGKSFIPMLSGYACAVPGIMATRTIEDPKDRLATIMVVPLMSCSARLPVYTLLIATFVPALPLFPGLDLQGATMLAMYLLGTVTALGVAALFRGTLLRGPVRPMILELPPYRMPALRSLGVSVWQRCQLFLRRAGTVILSLSIILWALATYPKADVDPTLPVEQQQEQQLAHSMLGGFGHAIEPVVRPLGYDWKIGVSIVASFAAREVFVSTMGTIYGVGGTDDALLQDKLRSEVRADGSPAYTPLIAVGLMVFYVYALMCMSTIAVTVREAGGGRLGWKWAGVQFGYMLALAYGAAWLVVTVGRALGYA
- a CDS encoding VOC family protein, which produces MPHLDLVALVVRDYDPAIRFFVDVLGFVLAEDRPSLTNDGRPKRWVVVRPPEGGTGILLARADGATQEGAIGAQFAGRVGFFLRVEDFDAVHARMVAAGVRFHGTPRREDYGSVVVFEDCEGNKWDLLGPANG
- a CDS encoding PBP1A family penicillin-binding protein; its protein translation is MKRKLLILALSAVGLGIVGLAGFAAYWSWFLCAGDACPSIAQFDEYRPAQPARLYAADGRFIAEVGLERRSVVRLEQVPQHVIDAFVMTEDKRYYRHAGIDYIRVLGSVWANVKAGGMSEGFSTITMQLARNIFPEQLPSRSKARNALQNVLRKFREAKVARELETKFSKERILELYLNQIPFGSGAYGVESAAQRYFGRPINELTVAEGAMLAALPKAPSRYNPRRFPDRAIQRRNTVLELMRREGALSDADASVAKAYPLRLYRPARGAGEIAPYFVEWVRAELVKRFGKQAYEQGLRVMTSLDLDMQGAAERAMERQLRAVEAGTFGPYPHDTYEAYMAKAAAGTNDESAANSPYLQGAFVAIDPRNGAVRALVGGRDFDDSKFDRVTRALRQPGSTFKPIVYATAIQTGRPPSYFLDDEPIEVPQLDGSLWTPQNYDNKFEGRVTMRRALYQSRNLPAIRLTMELGESGVVEMAKNFGLTTRVPPFPSIALGSAEVYPLEMVASYATFANLGWRVPAQPILRVETLDGRRLFEAEPERIQVLGREEAWIMVDMMKDVLTRGSGTRVRSGGFTLPAAGKTGTTNEYTDVWFIGYTTDLVAGVWMGFDQPKRIKDNAQGGQLAAPAWTAFMREVYERKPSPPDWPRPFGIISMLIDPVTGLRAGPACMSDSVRMEYFLPGTEPQSECTKIP